Within Halonatronomonas betaini, the genomic segment AATTTACTATAGGCATAGGGAAGGCCACACAGGCAAAGAAAGAATTTCAAGCCGGTGATATAATTACCGGGGAATGCCTGCCACCTTCAAACCCTGAAGCTGAACCAGCAGATTATTACAAAGCCTCAAAATTAAAAATACTTGAGAAAAGTTCAGAATTGAATACTCCACCACCCTGGCATGGAATACCTCCGACTTTAGAAGAATACAGAGCCAGAGGACATAGAAGGCTGGCAAAGATAACATATAAATCTAAATGTTCATCCTGTATCTGGGGAGCCTGGATGGCTGTAGAGATGATAATTGATCACTGGAACCCAGGTAAAGTAAAATACCGGACTGAAACTTTCTGTTATGGACCTAAATCCTGTGACTATTATAAAGCCGGACCTAACAGAAAAGTACCAGGCAGAAAAGGTATGGTCTATGAAGAACCTGACTGGGTAGATGAAGAGGAAACTTCTCACAGATAATTATTCTCACAGCTAATTTCCTAGAAGCCCTAATCCATGCAGGAATAATCATTATCTTAGAGAATTATACAAATATAATAATTCCACCGGACTTAAATTGAAAAATTTTAAGGAGGATGAAGCCATGGACTCCAGGGCTAGAAGACCGCTGAACACCTATTATCTAATCGCATTTATATTCACCTGGACTTGCTGGATCGGGGCGATTTTACTCGGCTACGAGGATAAGACTTTCATAGAGATAGTCAACCGCCAGTTCCAGTCAGGCCAGGAGTTGGCCACCTTTATCCTATTCAGGATCGGGGTTTACGGTCCGCTTCTGGCAGCTCTTATTACCACCGGATACCTCTATAAAACCAGGGGATTAAAAGAGTTCTGGCAGCGGCTAACCAGATGGCATATTCCGGTCAGGTGGTATCTCTTTGTCTTTCTCCTCCCGGTCTTAATTAACCTGGCCGTTGTCCTTATTGGCCTGCTAATAGGTGTTGAACTGTCAGCCTTCTTTGCCAGTGGTCTGCCAGTATCATATATCATCCTCCTTTTTATCTATCAGATCATAACCAGCGGCCTGGAGGAGCCAGGCTGGCGGGGTTTTGTCCTGGAGAATCTATTGGAAAAGTATCCTGCCGATAAAGCTAGCTGGATCTTAGGGCTGGTCTGGGCTATCTGGCATTTTCCCTATCTATTTTATCTCTACTGGGGTGGCGGGATTCAGGTGCTGCTGCCGTCACTGCTAGGCTTCACCCTGGCAATTATCGGCCAGACCTTCATAATCAGCTGGTTCTATGTAAACACTAGAAGTATATTTCTGGCCATCTTACTCCATGCCTGGCTAAATACCTCAGCTGCAGTTATCATAGGCGAGATAACTATCGTTAATCCGGCCCTTGGTATAATTCCTGGCCTGGCAACCTGGCTTGTCGTCTTTGTCCTTATAAAGAGATATGGAAATCAGCTAACTGTAAATCCAGGATAACCTGTAAGGAGGCATCATAAACCTTGAAACTTACCCAAAAAGAACAGCAAACCTACAACAAGTTCAGCGGAACCCTAATAGGCCTGGCAGTCGGCGATGCCCTGGGAGCAGCAGTAGAATTCAAACCCAGGGGCAGTTTCCAGCAGGTCACAGACATGCGAGGTGGCGGTCCCCATAATCTAGAGCCAGGTTACTGGACCGATGATACCAGCATGGCCCTCTGCCTTGCTGAAAGTCTTATAGAATCAGGCTTTGATCTAAAAGACCAGCTCGATAAATACCTGAAATGGTATCGAGACGGCTACTTAAGCTCAACTGGCAGCTGCTTTGATATTGGCATCAATACCTCTAATGCACTGGCTAATTACGAGCAGACCGGAGAGCTTCCGCCAGAAAAGGAGAGGGCTGCCGGCAATGGCAGCTTAATGCGCCTGGCCCCAATCCCCATGTATTACCACAATAGCTTTCAAAAGGCAGTCAAATATTCTGGTGAGAGCTCACTGTCAACCCATAATAATATCATGGCCATCGATGCCTGCCGCTTTACCGGCGGACTTATCCAGACCTTTATCAGCTCAGATTATAACTCAAATGCCAGTAAAGAGGACAGTATCAGATCCACAGCAGATCAACTATCCCTGGATGGCAGGGTAAAAGAGGCAATCACAGGCGCCCTCACTAAAGAGTCAGACCAGCAGATAAAATCAGATGGCTTTGTCATCAATTCATTAGAGGCCAGCCTCTGGTCATTTGTAAATACCAGCACCTTTAAAGCGGCAGTCTTAAAAGCTGTCAACTTAGGCCATGACGCCGATACAACAGGAGCTATCACCGGCCAGATCGCCGGGGCCTTCTATGGCAGAGACGGAATTCCTGAAAGCTGGATCCTGCAGCTGGCTGATGAAGCTAAAATCTATGAGATCATAGACGATCTCTTCTCCATCAGATTCTAACTTAGCAGCCTGCAAAAATACCTGTATACAGGTATTCAAGTCCTGATATATTTTACTTTACCACTTTAATAAGGTATAATAAATAGTGCATAAGCCATCAGCGGCCCAACAAGTATATTAGTAGTCGAGGAAACCTGGGCTTACCAGCCGGCAATAGCTGCCGGTATTTTTAAGTTGCTGATGGAAATTTCACAGGAAAGGAGGCTATAATTAAGTGAGCAAATTGAGCATTGAGCAGGTTGATAGTCAAGACAGGGCCAGCCAGTTGACAGAACATGAGAAGGAAGTAATGGAGGAAAAGTTAAGGCGGTCCTTCCGCAAAACCACAAGAGTGTTTAGTTAAAACCTCAAATTATTTAGAACCAATTTTTATGCGGAAAAACAGTTAAATCTTAAGTTCAAAAGAAAGACCACCGGTGGCAATAGCTATCGGTGGTTTTTCTGCTTTAATGCAAAAATATTTAATGGACCCAACGGTTACCCGACGGTTACCAAACGGTATCTCTTAACAAATTTCACAAAGTCTCCAGGGTAAACTAAAAACAATTAAATTTAAAAATATTTTTAAATTTTTTCTAGCAACAAAACCATCTAAATCGCTATAATTATTGATATTACAGGCAGCAAGCTTGTTTTACCATATAACCACTTCATTTGTAAAGTATTTGCTATAAATGGTATAATGTATAAGTTAATAGGTGAATGTGATATCATTCATATTAACTGGAGCTTTATCCAGGAGTCAAGTATTAAAAAGTTAAATAATTAATCTACTTTAAAAAGTAGATAGGAGGAAATTTCTATGATAAATAAAGAAGAATTAGAAGAATTATATTGGGGAGAACCAGGAACTGAAATGGGAACGTATATTATTGCAGATAAGTTAGGATGTAGTCAATCTACAATTTACAGGCATTTTAAAAAATATAATATCCCTGTTAGACCACCAACTACAGAAAGTAATGAATGTATGACTAAAGCAAGTGTTGAAACAAGCAGCCGCAAGTTTAAGGAATTATATGAAAGTGGTATGTTGGATATACCCGTTATGTCCGGTGAAAATAGCCCTAATTATGGGAAGAAGGCTTCAGTTGAAACGAGAAAAAAGATGAGTGAAGCCAGAACAAAATACTGTAATACTAATCCATTAGACAAAGATATAGCTCTAGAAATTTATGATTTATATAAAAACACCGATATATCGTTAGAAAGTTTAAAAGATAAATATAAGCGCTCAATGAAAATTATTCATTCAATAGTTAGTTGTAAACACTGGACAACTAAAGATTTAACACCAATCTCAAAGCCTTGTGGTCAAAAAGGTATTTCTCATCCTAAAGCTATAATAGACAAAAAAACTGCCTTAAAAATTTTTGATGATTATAAAACTAGTAATTTAAAAAAGAAAGAGCTTGCTAATAATTATGGAGTCTCTTATAAGATAGTACATCAAATAGTAAATTGCAAACACTGGACAACCAGGGATTTAACACCGATTCCCATTACTACAGAGAATAATGGTATTTATCATCACAGGTCTAAAATAAATAAAGAAACCGGCTTAGAAATCTATAAAAAATATAAAAATAGCGATCTTACACAAAAAGATTTAGCAAAAGAAT encodes:
- a CDS encoding ADP-ribosylglycohydrolase family protein produces the protein MKLTQKEQQTYNKFSGTLIGLAVGDALGAAVEFKPRGSFQQVTDMRGGGPHNLEPGYWTDDTSMALCLAESLIESGFDLKDQLDKYLKWYRDGYLSSTGSCFDIGINTSNALANYEQTGELPPEKERAAGNGSLMRLAPIPMYYHNSFQKAVKYSGESSLSTHNNIMAIDACRFTGGLIQTFISSDYNSNASKEDSIRSTADQLSLDGRVKEAITGALTKESDQQIKSDGFVINSLEASLWSFVNTSTFKAAVLKAVNLGHDADTTGAITGQIAGAFYGRDGIPESWILQLADEAKIYEIIDDLFSIRF
- a CDS encoding NUMOD3 domain-containing DNA-binding protein, with the translated sequence MINKEELEELYWGEPGTEMGTYIIADKLGCSQSTIYRHFKKYNIPVRPPTTESNECMTKASVETSSRKFKELYESGMLDIPVMSGENSPNYGKKASVETRKKMSEARTKYCNTNPLDKDIALEIYDLYKNTDISLESLKDKYKRSMKIIHSIVSCKHWTTKDLTPISKPCGQKGISHPKAIIDKKTALKIFDDYKTSNLKKKELANNYGVSYKIVHQIVNCKHWTTRDLTPIPITTENNGIYHHRSKINKETGLEIYKKYKNSDLTQKDLAKEYGVHISTIGFIIRCTHWTTKDLTPISKTSSQKGISHPKAIIDKKTALKIYNDYKTSNLKKKELANNYGVSYNIVYQIANCKHWTTRDLTPIPNTTENKGVYNHSAKIDKEAGLEIYNKYKNNNIKKKVLANDYGVSVRTIGLIINCKHWTTEHLLDD
- a CDS encoding CPBP family intramembrane glutamic endopeptidase, whose translation is MDSRARRPLNTYYLIAFIFTWTCWIGAILLGYEDKTFIEIVNRQFQSGQELATFILFRIGVYGPLLAALITTGYLYKTRGLKEFWQRLTRWHIPVRWYLFVFLLPVLINLAVVLIGLLIGVELSAFFASGLPVSYIILLFIYQIITSGLEEPGWRGFVLENLLEKYPADKASWILGLVWAIWHFPYLFYLYWGGGIQVLLPSLLGFTLAIIGQTFIISWFYVNTRSIFLAILLHAWLNTSAAVIIGEITIVNPALGIIPGLATWLVVFVLIKRYGNQLTVNPG